From Drosophila nasuta strain 15112-1781.00 chromosome X, ASM2355853v1, whole genome shotgun sequence, one genomic window encodes:
- the LOC132796588 gene encoding calaxin: MGKAGASKGRSPTPTAKSGAGGGGGGGGGVTNGAQPTNAATPTTTTTGAGGAAATGGGGGGGGCSRSTLHANKTILKTVSVFLASGKRNSSNQSKAAAAALQNKRQQRQRKMDELSGKINPKLLDNLRKKTRFTKDELDALCRIYRKLVSNCQYAAKTLASSSSSAAIAKPHAAVEGIDRIVFRELLHSTFDIVTEEILMERIFCSWDKAHEGLPLRLEGWLIGLSTFLRGTPAERAAFCFRVYDLNTDGFITKDEMFTLLRNCLIKQPQDEDPDEGVKDLVEIVLKKFDIDKDGKVSLDDFMGTVAAEPLLIEAFGQCLPTDSAVVSFFSTLQV, from the exons GCAAGGCGGGAGCCTCAAAGGGTCGCTCCCCAACACCAACAGCCAAGAGTGGAgcaggtggaggaggaggaggaggaggaggagttaCAAATGGCGCGCAGCCAACAAATGCAgccacaccaacaacaacaacaacaggggcaggaggagcagcagcaactggaggaggaggtggaggaggcgGTTGTAGCCGATCCACGTTACATGCGAACAAAACGATACTGAAAACGGTTTCAGTATTCCTTGCCAGCGGCAAACGTAACTCGAGCAACCAGTCGAAGGCCGCAGCGGCTGCTTTGCAGAACAAacgacagcagcgacagcgcaAAATGGACGAACTCAGTGGCAAAATCAATCCCAAGCTCTTGGATAATCTCCGCAAGAAGACGCGTTTCACCAA AGATGAACTCGACGCACTCTGTCGCATTTATCGCAAGCTCGTGTCCAACTGTCAATATGCGGCCAAAACTCTTGCCTCCAGCTCCTCGAGTGCCGCCATCGCCAAACCTCATGCAGCCGTCGAG GGCATCGATCGCATTGTGTTCCGCGAGCTGTTGCACAGCACCTTTGACATTGTGACCGAGGAGATACTGATGGAGCGCATCTTCTGCAGTTGGGACAAAGCCCACGAAGGTTTGCCGCTACGTCTTGAGGGTTGGCTCATCGGTTTATCGACCTTTTTGCGAGGGACGCCAGCGGAACGTGCTGCATTCTGTTTTCGTGTTTACGATCTGAACACGGATGGATTTATCACCAAGGATGAAATGTTCACGCTGTTGCGGAATTGTCTCATCAAACAGCCACAGGACGAGGATCCAGATGAGGGTGTCAAGGATCTGGTGGAGATTGTGCTGAAAAAGTTCGACATCGACAAGGATGGCAAG GTCTCCCTGGATGACTTTATGGGCACCGTTGCAGCTGAACCTTTGCTAATCGAGGCCTTTGGTCAATGCTTGCCCACGGATAGCGCCGTTGTCTCCTTCTTCTCTACGCTACAAGTTTAA